In Bombus huntii isolate Logan2020A chromosome 9, iyBomHunt1.1, whole genome shotgun sequence, a single window of DNA contains:
- the LOC126869240 gene encoding peritrophin-1-like isoform X2, translating to MKAIFVVTLATLLVAFVSATPPPECPNEEEEDVALFPNPDDCSTYYSCIRETPVLMQCNEGLEFNPELRVCDWPKKNASCKHRPSRPPHSTHSPATKPPTTGIPEDSTRLPTVSIQ from the exons atgaaag CAATATTTGTGGTTACACTTGCCACACTTTTGGTGGCGTTCGTTTCCGCTACTCCACCACCTGAATGTCCCAAtgaggaagaagaagatgtTGCTCTGTTTCCAAATCCAGACGACTGCTCAACCTATTACTCCTGCATTAGAGAGACACCGGTGTTAATGCAATGCAACGAAGGACTTGAATTTAACCCAGAATTAAGAGTATGCGATTGGCCAAAGAAAAATGCAAGCTGCAAACACCGCCCTTCGAGACCACCACATTCAACACATAGTCCCGCAACCAAACCACCAACAACCGGTATCCCGGAAGATAGCACCCGGTTACCAACAGTATCAATCCAGTGA
- the LOC126869240 gene encoding peritrophin-1-like isoform X3: MKAIFVVTLATLLVAFVSATPPPECPNEEEEDVALFPNPDDCSTYYSCIRETPVLMQCNEGLEFNPELRVCDWPKKNASCKHRPSRPPHSTHSPATKPPTTGIPEDSTRLPTVSIQ, encoded by the coding sequence CAATATTTGTGGTTACACTTGCCACACTTTTGGTGGCGTTCGTTTCCGCTACTCCACCACCTGAATGTCCCAAtgaggaagaagaagatgtTGCTCTGTTTCCAAATCCAGACGACTGCTCAACCTATTACTCCTGCATTAGAGAGACACCGGTGTTAATGCAATGCAACGAAGGACTTGAATTTAACCCAGAATTAAGAGTATGCGATTGGCCAAAGAAAAATGCAAGCTGCAAACACCGCCCTTCGAGACCACCACATTCAACACATAGTCCCGCAACCAAACCACCAACAACCGGTATCCCGGAAGATAGCACCCGGTTACCAACAGTATCAATCCAGTGA